A DNA window from Pogona vitticeps strain Pit_001003342236 chromosome 2, PviZW2.1, whole genome shotgun sequence contains the following coding sequences:
- the SLC25A20 gene encoding mitochondrial carnitine/acylcarnitine carrier protein, whose product MAEQPKPSQAPISPVKNFFAGGFGGVCLVFVGHPLDTIKVRLQTQPPPLAGQTPLYTGTLDCFRKTLMKEGVRGLYKGMAAPIVGVTPMFAVCFFGFGLGKKLQQRTPDDVLTYPQLFAAGMLSGVFTTAIMAPGERIKCLLQIQAASGEIKYRGPLDCAKQIYREAGIRGVYKGTFLTLMRDVPASGMYFMTYEWLKNILTPEGQSASDLSVPRILFAGGMAGIFNWAVGIPPDVLKSRFQTAPAGKYPNGFRDVLRELIREEGVMSLYKGFTAVMIRAFPANAACFLGFEVAMKFFNWLAPNL is encoded by the exons ATGGCGGAGCAGCCGAAGCCTTCTCAAGCGCCCATCAGCCCCGTGAAGAACTTCTTCGCGGGGGGTTTCGGGGGTGTGTGTCTGGTTTTCGTGGGACACCCGTTGGACACCATCAAG GTTAGACTACAGACCCAGCCTCCACCTTTGGCAGGACAGACTCCACTCTACACTGGGACCTTAGACTGCTTCAGAAAGACTCTTATGAAAGAG GGAGTCCGTGGCTTGTATAAAGGGATGGCAGCTCCTATTGTTGGAGTAACCCCAATGTTTGCGGTCTGCTTCTTTGGATTTGGCCTGGGCAAGAAACTCCAGCAGAGGACCCCTGACGACGTCCTGAC GTATCCTCAGCTATTCGCAGCAGGCATGTTATCTGGGGTGTTCACTACGGCAATTATGGCTCCAGGAGAGAGGATCAAGTGCCTTCTACAG ATCCAGGCAGCTTCAGGTGAAATTAAATACAGGGGACCTTTGGACTGTGCCAAACAGATTTATCGTGAGGCTGGCATTCGAGGCGTGTACAAAGGAACATTTCTTACTCTCATGAGAG aTGTTCCAGCCAGTGGAATGTACTTCATGACTTACGAATGgttgaaaaatattttgacaccCGAAGGGCAAAG TGCCAGTGACCTCAGTGTACCTCGGATTCTTTTTGCCGGTGGCATGGCAGGGATTTTCAACTGGGCTGTTGGGattcctccagatgtgttgaaatCCCGTTTCCAGACAG CCCCTGCAGGAAAATATCCCAATGGCTTCAGAGATGTTTTACGAGAGCTTATCCGAGAGGAGGGGGTCATGTCTTTGTACAAAGGCTTCACCGCAGTGATGATCAGGGCCTTTCCTGCCAATGCA gcctgTTTCCTTGGTTTTGAAGTTGCCATGAAGTTTTTTAACTGGCTTGCACCAAATCTGTAA